From the genome of Latilactobacillus curvatus JCM 1096 = DSM 20019:
GAGCATTAACCTAAAAACGAGCGTTATGGCGGTTTTTGCCATAACGCTCGTTTTGTAGTTAAGCGGAAGTCGTTATAACCAAAAAGCACGATTAAATCCAAAGTTCCAAAACTGGCAAAAGTTTTGGAACTTTTTTATTTTTCAAAAAAAATGCGCATATATAAATTGTGCGCAACCCTATTAATTAATTTTGATTGCGGTATAATAATAGTTGGAGGTGTTGACAATGATTTTTCGAAACCGGCGGATACTGATAACCTGTTTAATGTTAGGTGGCTTCTTTTTAGCGCGACCACAAACGGTCCAAGCAACGCCTGAAGAAACGCAAACTGCCATTAAGACAGCACAAGATCATCTATCCGAATTGAATAATAATATTAGTAATTTAACGTTAAAAACAACGCAATTGAACGAACAAATGACTGCAAAACAGGCGGATATTAAAGAAAAACAAGACGAGTTCAGCAAAACATCTGCTGATTATCAAAAGCAAGTGGCGATTATTGAAGGTAACCTGCGGCAATTACAAACACGAGATAGCAGTTTTAATCTTGATATGATCGATAGTTTATTGTCGAGCCAAAGTTTGAGCGATTTATTCCAAAAAGGTTCAATCATCAATCGACTGTTAGACGCTAAGGCGGATAATGCCGCTGAAACGGCCTCATTAGCTGAAAAAAAGCTGAACAAAAGACTGAATTAGAAGCGCAACAGGCCAAGCTGGTATCATTATCACAGGAAAATGATGCTGCAATTAAGGACTTAGATCAACAAAAACAACAAGCTAACGACCAATTAACGCAACTACAAACGAAGTTCAAGAAAGAATTAGAGGCGCAAGCGGCTGCTCAAAAAGCGGCGAGTGATGCAGGTGCCGCATTAATTACTGGTAACAAGGATTTAATGAATAATAAGATTATCCAAGAAGCGGTTAAATATTTAGGCGACCCTATGTTTGGGGTGGCACCACACCCGAAGGATTTGACTGTTCTGGCTTAGTGCAATACGTTTACGCTAAAAATGGGATTAAATTACCCCGTGTTTCACAAGATCAAAGTAAGTTAGGCAAAGATGTACCGCTCAATGAATTACAACCAAACGACCTATTATTCTGGGGAGGGGTTGGAACAGCCCACCATGTCGCAATCTACATTGGGGATGGCTACTTTATCCAAGCACCACAACCTGGCGATAAAGTTCGAATTACTAAAATTTCAGATTACAAACCAGATTTTGCCCGTCGTTTATCATAAAAAATAAGAACTGACCAAGGAATCGAGGCGTTTCGATTACCTTGGTCAGTTCTTTTTTAAATTGTGGTAGTAATTCATGCGTAACTATAGTAGAATACGATTTGTTTGAATAAACGGCAATTATTTTTTTAAGTTATAGAGAAATTCAAAAGTCACTGTGTGGATTGCGACGAATGATATTCACATGAGGGCTTTTTATGTTAGAAATATTATTTAAAGGGGTCATATTGCTATGCAACAGTTAAAACGGATTTTTATCGGGAAACCGTTAAAATCTTCCGATGAGGGTAATCAAAAATTAGGACGCTTTAAAGCGTTAGCGATGCTATCTTCTGATGCATTGTCATCAGTGGCCTACGGGACAGAAGAAATCGTCATCGTATTGACGACCCTTTCGGCCGCGGCAATTTGGTATTCAATTCCAATCGCAGCCTTTGTGCTCGTATTGCTATTGTCATTAACTTTGTCATATCGCCAAGTGATCCACGCCTATCCAGGTGGTGGTGGCGCCTACGTTGTTTCCAGTGAAAATTTGGGGAAAAATGCTGGTTTAGTGGCAGGTGGTTCACTGCTTGTGGATTACATGTTAACCGTTGCGGTTAGTATTTCCGCGGGTGCGGAAGCGATCACCTCGGCCATTCCGGCATTGTATGGGCATCAAGTAGGGATTTCCTTCATTATCGTTTTGATCTTGATGGGAATGAATCTACGTGGGATGCGTGAATCAGCATCATTTTTAATGGTGCCCGTTTACTTATTCGTCTTGATGATGACTTTAATGATCATCGTTGGGTGTTATAAGATCTTCACAGGTGCGATTCCGTTCCACGCAACATCAACCGTTGGGGCTGTTGTACCAGGTGTTTCGATGGCGTTGATTTTTAGAGCCTTCTCATCAGGTTCATCATCATTAACTGGGGTTGAAGCCATCAGTAATGCGGTACCATTTTTCAAGAAGCCACGT
Proteins encoded in this window:
- a CDS encoding C40 family peptidase, with the translated sequence MFRRPYVWGGTTPEGFDCSGLVQYVYAKNGIKLPRVSQDQSKLGKDVPLNELQPNDLLFWGGVGTAHHVAIYIGDGYFIQAPQPGDKVRITKISDYKPDFARRLS
- a CDS encoding coiled-coil domain-containing protein, yielding MIFRNRRILITCLMLGGFFLARPQTVQATPEETQTAIKTAQDHLSELNNNISNLTLKTTQLNEQMTAKQADIKEKQDEFSKTSADYQKQVAIIEGNLRQLQTRDSSFNLDMIDSLLSSQSLSDLFQKGSIINRLLDAKADNAAETASLAEKKLNKRLN